A genome region from Blochmannia endosymbiont of Polyrhachis (Hedomyrma) turneri includes the following:
- the yigB gene encoding 5-amino-6-(5-phospho-D-ribitylamino)uracil phosphatase YigB, translating to MYFCCDLNPIFALSFDFDNTLYDNRSVIAYAEHQALLFLKRYHPVLCNLKQGDCDKFRLWLYQQDPNGCHDVTCWRWRSLELMLLNFGLSKREAGFASDCAMDIIIRWRSQVNISVNVCNVLLELASRWPLVAITNGNLDPDYCGLSGYFSYIFRAGRDGKAKPYGDMYSLAAKKLGLPCKNILHIGDSLIMDVMGAIISGMQSCWIYEYVNYVPVYYGISRHFSPHVKISSLFSLTNLL from the coding sequence ATGTATTTTTGTTGTGATTTAAATCCAATATTTGCATTATCGTTTGATTTTGATAATACATTATATGATAACCGTTCGGTTATTGCATATGCAGAGCATCAGGCATTATTGTTTTTAAAAAGGTATCATCCTGTTTTATGTAATCTCAAGCAAGGTGATTGTGATAAGTTTCGTTTGTGGCTATATCAACAAGATCCTAATGGTTGTCATGATGTAACGTGTTGGCGATGGAGATCGTTAGAATTAATGTTATTGAATTTTGGTTTAAGTAAAAGAGAGGCTGGTTTTGCTTCGGATTGTGCTATGGATATTATTATTCGTTGGCGTAGTCAAGTTAATATATCGGTAAATGTGTGCAATGTATTATTAGAATTAGCTTCTAGGTGGCCGTTAGTGGCTATTACCAATGGTAATTTGGATCCTGATTATTGTGGGTTGTCAGGTTATTTTTCTTATATTTTTCGTGCAGGAAGGGATGGGAAAGCCAAGCCTTATGGAGATATGTATTCTTTGGCAGCTAAAAAGTTGGGGTTGCCTTGTAAGAATATTTTACATATTGGTGATAGTTTGATTATGGACGTTATGGGGGCAATTATTTCTGGTATGCAATCTTGTTGGATATATGAATATGTTAATTACGTGCCTGTTTATTATGGTATTAGTAGACACTTTTCTCCTCATGTAAAAATTTCATCTTTATTTTCATTGACAAATTTATTGTAG